The Osmerus eperlanus chromosome 7, fOsmEpe2.1, whole genome shotgun sequence genome includes a region encoding these proteins:
- the LOC134023599 gene encoding multimerin-2-like isoform X3, with the protein MKIDTVVLLLCLSVTRAQGDLTGGPENDTKNSLGEPQTEGCMCDAAIQFILTELRALRDMVVAQKVELSVTQRHVEEMRRDNAAQAADLVTLKARLTASEGEVKDLHTENSALEARLSLSERHVEELKAFDAAQAADLVTLKARLTASEGEVKDLHTENSVQAADLDTLKARLTASEGEVKDLHTENSAQAADLDTLKAMLTASEGEVKDLHTENSALEARLSLSEHHVEELKAFDAVQAADLVTLKARLTASEGEVKDLQTKNSALETRLSLSECHVEELKAENEGRPKVAFYTALTDSGHVGPFNTDTSLVYSKVFTNIGNAYSPVTGVFTAPVRGVYYFRFTAADNRCSGSIGIHMHKNDLLIMGNYALTNDRHRKYVVNAVTLELEQGDMIMMRLPSGHGLTDNSSNHNTFSGFLLFPM; encoded by the exons ATGAAGATAGATACTGTGGTTctgctgctctgtctgtctgtgacacGGGCCCAGGGAGACCTCACAGGGGGCCCAGAGAACGACACCAAGAACAGTCTGGGTGAACCACAAACCGAAGGCTGCATGTGCGATGCTGCCATTCAATTCATCCTGACTGAACTGAGGGCTCTGAGAGACATGGTGGTGGCTCAGAAGGTGGAGCTGTCGGTCACCCAGAGACACGTtgaagagatgagaagagacaaCGCAG CTCAGGCAGCAGATCTTGTCACCCTGAAGGCCAGGCTGACGGCCAGTGAAGGAGAGGTCAAAGATCTACACACAGAGAACTCAG CCCTGGAAGCCAGACTAAGTCTCAGTGAACGCCACGTGGAAGAACTGAAGGCATTCGACGCAG CTCAGGCAGCAGATCTTGTCACCCTGAAGGCCAGGCTGACGGCCAGTGAAGGAGAGGTCAAAGATCTACACACAGAGAACTCAG TCCAGGCAGCAGATCTTGACACCCTGAAGGCCAGGCTGACGGCCAGTGAAGGAGAGGTCAAAGACCTACACACAGAGAACTCAG CTCAGGCAGCAGATCTTGACACCCTGAAGGCCATGCTGACGGCCAGTGAAGGAGAGGTCAAAGACCTACACACAGAGAACTCAG CCCTGGAAGCCAGACTAAGTCTCAGTGAACACCACGTGGAAGAACTGAAGGCATTTGACGCAG TCCAGGCGGCAGATCTTGTCACCCTGAAGGCCAGGCTGACGGCCAGTGAAGGAGAGGTCAAAGACCTACAGACAAAGAACTCAG CCCTGGAAACCAGACTAAGTCTCAGTGAATGCCACGTGGAAGAACTGAAGGCAGAGAATGagg GCAGACCAAAGGTGGCATTCTACACGGCTCTAACTGATTCAGGACATGTTGGGCCCTTCAACACTGACACATCACTGGTCTATAGCAAAGTCTTCACCAACATAGGCAACGCCTACAGCCCAGTAACAG GTGTGTTCACAGCCCCAGTGAGAGGAGTGTACTACTTCAGGTTTACTGCCGCGGACAACCGTTGTTCTGGAAGCATAGGAATTCACATGCACAAGAACGACCTCCTGATCATGGGCAACTATGCCCTCACTAACGACCGTCATCGTAAATATGTGGTAAATGCTGTCACTCTGGAGCTGGAGCAGGGAGATATGATTATGATGCGTCTTCCATCAGGCCACGGCCTAACTGATAATTCTAGTAATCATAACACCTTCAGTggtttccttctctttcccatGTAA
- the LOC134023599 gene encoding uncharacterized protein LOC134023599 isoform X7 has translation MKIDTVVLLLCLSVTRAQGDLTGGPENDTKNSLGEPQTEGCMCDAAIQFILTELRALRDMVVAQKVELSVTQRHVEEMRRDNAAQAADLVTLKARLTASEGEVKDLHTENSALEARLSLSERHVEELKAFDAAQAADLVTLKARLTASEGEVKDLHTENSALEARLSLSEHHVEELKAFDAVQAADLDTLKARLTASEGEVKDLHTENSAQAADLDTLKAMLTASEGEVKDLHTENSALEARLSLSEHHVEELKAFDAALETRLSLSECHVEELKAENEGRPKVAFYTALTDSGHVGPFNTDTSLVYSKVFTNIGNAYSPVTGVFTAPVRGVYYFRFTAADNRCSGSIGIHMHKNDLLIMGNYALTNDRHRKYVVNAVTLELEQGDMIMMRLPSGHGLTDNSSNHNTFSGFLLFPM, from the exons ATGAAGATAGATACTGTGGTTctgctgctctgtctgtctgtgacacGGGCCCAGGGAGACCTCACAGGGGGCCCAGAGAACGACACCAAGAACAGTCTGGGTGAACCACAAACCGAAGGCTGCATGTGCGATGCTGCCATTCAATTCATCCTGACTGAACTGAGGGCTCTGAGAGACATGGTGGTGGCTCAGAAGGTGGAGCTGTCGGTCACCCAGAGACACGTtgaagagatgagaagagacaaCGCAG CTCAGGCAGCAGATCTTGTCACCCTGAAGGCCAGGCTGACGGCCAGTGAAGGAGAGGTCAAAGATCTACACACAGAGAACTCAG CCCTGGAAGCCAGACTAAGTCTCAGTGAACGCCACGTGGAAGAACTGAAGGCATTCGACGCAG CTCAGGCAGCAGATCTTGTCACCCTGAAGGCCAGGCTGACGGCCAGTGAAGGAGAGGTCAAAGATCTACACACAGAGAACTCAG CCCTGGAAGCCAGACTAAGTCTCAGTGAACACCACGTGGAAGAACTGAAGGCATTTGACGCAG TCCAGGCAGCAGATCTTGACACCCTGAAGGCCAGGCTGACGGCCAGTGAAGGAGAGGTCAAAGACCTACACACAGAGAACTCAG CTCAGGCAGCAGATCTTGACACCCTGAAGGCCATGCTGACGGCCAGTGAAGGAGAGGTCAAAGACCTACACACAGAGAACTCAG CCCTGGAAGCCAGACTAAGTCTCAGTGAACACCACGTGGAAGAACTGAAGGCATTTGACGCAG CCCTGGAAACCAGACTAAGTCTCAGTGAATGCCACGTGGAAGAACTGAAGGCAGAGAATGagg GCAGACCAAAGGTGGCATTCTACACGGCTCTAACTGATTCAGGACATGTTGGGCCCTTCAACACTGACACATCACTGGTCTATAGCAAAGTCTTCACCAACATAGGCAACGCCTACAGCCCAGTAACAG GTGTGTTCACAGCCCCAGTGAGAGGAGTGTACTACTTCAGGTTTACTGCCGCGGACAACCGTTGTTCTGGAAGCATAGGAATTCACATGCACAAGAACGACCTCCTGATCATGGGCAACTATGCCCTCACTAACGACCGTCATCGTAAATATGTGGTAAATGCTGTCACTCTGGAGCTGGAGCAGGGAGATATGATTATGATGCGTCTTCCATCAGGCCACGGCCTAACTGATAATTCTAGTAATCATAACACCTTCAGTggtttccttctctttcccatGTAA
- the LOC134023599 gene encoding multimerin-2-like isoform X5, giving the protein MKIDTVVLLLCLSVTRAQGDLTGGPENDTKNSLGEPQTEGCMCDAAIQFILTELRALRDMVVAQKVELSVTQRHVEEMRRDNAAQAADLVTLKARLTASEGEVKDLHTENSALEARLSLSERHVEELKAFDAAQAADLVTLKARLTASEGEVKDLHTENSALEARLSLSEHHVEELKAFDAVQAADLDTLKARLTASEGEVKDLHTENSALEARLSLIERHVEELKAENEVQAADLVTLKARLTASEGEVKDLQTKNSALETRLSLSECHVEELKAENEGRPKVAFYTALTDSGHVGPFNTDTSLVYSKVFTNIGNAYSPVTGVFTAPVRGVYYFRFTAADNRCSGSIGIHMHKNDLLIMGNYALTNDRHRKYVVNAVTLELEQGDMIMMRLPSGHGLTDNSSNHNTFSGFLLFPM; this is encoded by the exons ATGAAGATAGATACTGTGGTTctgctgctctgtctgtctgtgacacGGGCCCAGGGAGACCTCACAGGGGGCCCAGAGAACGACACCAAGAACAGTCTGGGTGAACCACAAACCGAAGGCTGCATGTGCGATGCTGCCATTCAATTCATCCTGACTGAACTGAGGGCTCTGAGAGACATGGTGGTGGCTCAGAAGGTGGAGCTGTCGGTCACCCAGAGACACGTtgaagagatgagaagagacaaCGCAG CTCAGGCAGCAGATCTTGTCACCCTGAAGGCCAGGCTGACGGCCAGTGAAGGAGAGGTCAAAGATCTACACACAGAGAACTCAG CCCTGGAAGCCAGACTAAGTCTCAGTGAACGCCACGTGGAAGAACTGAAGGCATTCGACGCAG CTCAGGCAGCAGATCTTGTCACCCTGAAGGCCAGGCTGACGGCCAGTGAAGGAGAGGTCAAAGATCTACACACAGAGAACTCAG CCCTGGAAGCCAGACTAAGTCTCAGTGAACACCACGTGGAAGAACTGAAGGCATTTGACGCAG TCCAGGCAGCAGATCTTGACACCCTGAAGGCCAGGCTGACGGCCAGTGAAGGAGAGGTCAAAGACCTACACACAGAGAACTCAG CCCTGGAAGCCAGACTAAGTCTCATTGAACGCCACGTGGAAGAACTGAAGGCAGAGAATGagg TCCAGGCGGCAGATCTTGTCACCCTGAAGGCCAGGCTGACGGCCAGTGAAGGAGAGGTCAAAGACCTACAGACAAAGAACTCAG CCCTGGAAACCAGACTAAGTCTCAGTGAATGCCACGTGGAAGAACTGAAGGCAGAGAATGagg GCAGACCAAAGGTGGCATTCTACACGGCTCTAACTGATTCAGGACATGTTGGGCCCTTCAACACTGACACATCACTGGTCTATAGCAAAGTCTTCACCAACATAGGCAACGCCTACAGCCCAGTAACAG GTGTGTTCACAGCCCCAGTGAGAGGAGTGTACTACTTCAGGTTTACTGCCGCGGACAACCGTTGTTCTGGAAGCATAGGAATTCACATGCACAAGAACGACCTCCTGATCATGGGCAACTATGCCCTCACTAACGACCGTCATCGTAAATATGTGGTAAATGCTGTCACTCTGGAGCTGGAGCAGGGAGATATGATTATGATGCGTCTTCCATCAGGCCACGGCCTAACTGATAATTCTAGTAATCATAACACCTTCAGTggtttccttctctttcccatGTAA
- the LOC134023599 gene encoding multimerin-2-like isoform X4 encodes MKIDTVVLLLCLSVTRAQGDLTGGPENDTKNSLGEPQTEGCMCDAAIQFILTELRALRDMVVAQKVELSVTQRHVEEMRRDNAAQAADLVTLKARLTASEGEVKDLHTENSALEARLSLSERHVEELKAFDAALEARLSLSEHHVEELKAFDAVQAADLDTLKARLTASEGEVKDLHTENSAQAADLDTLKAMLTASEGEVKDLHTENSALEARLSLSEHHVEELKAFDAVQAADLVTLKARLTASEGEVKDLQTKNSALETRLSLSECHVEELKAENEGRPKVAFYTALTDSGHVGPFNTDTSLVYSKVFTNIGNAYSPVTGVFTAPVRGVYYFRFTAADNRCSGSIGIHMHKNDLLIMGNYALTNDRHRKYVVNAVTLELEQGDMIMMRLPSGHGLTDNSSNHNTFSGFLLFPM; translated from the exons ATGAAGATAGATACTGTGGTTctgctgctctgtctgtctgtgacacGGGCCCAGGGAGACCTCACAGGGGGCCCAGAGAACGACACCAAGAACAGTCTGGGTGAACCACAAACCGAAGGCTGCATGTGCGATGCTGCCATTCAATTCATCCTGACTGAACTGAGGGCTCTGAGAGACATGGTGGTGGCTCAGAAGGTGGAGCTGTCGGTCACCCAGAGACACGTtgaagagatgagaagagacaaCGCAG CTCAGGCAGCAGATCTTGTCACCCTGAAGGCCAGGCTGACGGCCAGTGAAGGAGAGGTCAAAGATCTACACACAGAGAACTCAG CCCTGGAAGCCAGACTAAGTCTCAGTGAACGCCACGTGGAAGAACTGAAGGCATTCGACGCAG CCCTGGAAGCCAGACTAAGTCTCAGTGAACACCACGTGGAAGAACTGAAGGCATTTGACGCAG TCCAGGCAGCAGATCTTGACACCCTGAAGGCCAGGCTGACGGCCAGTGAAGGAGAGGTCAAAGACCTACACACAGAGAACTCAG CTCAGGCAGCAGATCTTGACACCCTGAAGGCCATGCTGACGGCCAGTGAAGGAGAGGTCAAAGACCTACACACAGAGAACTCAG CCCTGGAAGCCAGACTAAGTCTCAGTGAACACCACGTGGAAGAACTGAAGGCATTTGACGCAG TCCAGGCGGCAGATCTTGTCACCCTGAAGGCCAGGCTGACGGCCAGTGAAGGAGAGGTCAAAGACCTACAGACAAAGAACTCAG CCCTGGAAACCAGACTAAGTCTCAGTGAATGCCACGTGGAAGAACTGAAGGCAGAGAATGagg GCAGACCAAAGGTGGCATTCTACACGGCTCTAACTGATTCAGGACATGTTGGGCCCTTCAACACTGACACATCACTGGTCTATAGCAAAGTCTTCACCAACATAGGCAACGCCTACAGCCCAGTAACAG GTGTGTTCACAGCCCCAGTGAGAGGAGTGTACTACTTCAGGTTTACTGCCGCGGACAACCGTTGTTCTGGAAGCATAGGAATTCACATGCACAAGAACGACCTCCTGATCATGGGCAACTATGCCCTCACTAACGACCGTCATCGTAAATATGTGGTAAATGCTGTCACTCTGGAGCTGGAGCAGGGAGATATGATTATGATGCGTCTTCCATCAGGCCACGGCCTAACTGATAATTCTAGTAATCATAACACCTTCAGTggtttccttctctttcccatGTAA
- the LOC134023599 gene encoding multimerin-2-like isoform X6, producing the protein MKIDTVVLLLCLSVTRAQGDLTGGPENDTKNSLGEPQTEGCMCDAAIQFILTELRALRDMVVAQKVELSVTQRHVEEMRRDNAAQAADLVTLKARLTASEGEVKDLHTENSALEARLSLSERHVEELKAFDAAQAADLVTLKARLTASEGEVKDLHTENSALEARLSLSEHHVEELKAFDAVQAADLDTLKARLTASEGEVKDLHTENSALEARLSLSEHHVEELKAFDAVQAADLVTLKARLTASEGEVKDLQTKNSALETRLSLSECHVEELKAENEGRPKVAFYTALTDSGHVGPFNTDTSLVYSKVFTNIGNAYSPVTGVFTAPVRGVYYFRFTAADNRCSGSIGIHMHKNDLLIMGNYALTNDRHRKYVVNAVTLELEQGDMIMMRLPSGHGLTDNSSNHNTFSGFLLFPM; encoded by the exons ATGAAGATAGATACTGTGGTTctgctgctctgtctgtctgtgacacGGGCCCAGGGAGACCTCACAGGGGGCCCAGAGAACGACACCAAGAACAGTCTGGGTGAACCACAAACCGAAGGCTGCATGTGCGATGCTGCCATTCAATTCATCCTGACTGAACTGAGGGCTCTGAGAGACATGGTGGTGGCTCAGAAGGTGGAGCTGTCGGTCACCCAGAGACACGTtgaagagatgagaagagacaaCGCAG CTCAGGCAGCAGATCTTGTCACCCTGAAGGCCAGGCTGACGGCCAGTGAAGGAGAGGTCAAAGATCTACACACAGAGAACTCAG CCCTGGAAGCCAGACTAAGTCTCAGTGAACGCCACGTGGAAGAACTGAAGGCATTCGACGCAG CTCAGGCAGCAGATCTTGTCACCCTGAAGGCCAGGCTGACGGCCAGTGAAGGAGAGGTCAAAGATCTACACACAGAGAACTCAG CCCTGGAAGCCAGACTAAGTCTCAGTGAACACCACGTGGAAGAACTGAAGGCATTTGACGCAG TCCAGGCAGCAGATCTTGACACCCTGAAGGCCAGGCTGACGGCCAGTGAAGGAGAGGTCAAAGACCTACACACAGAGAACTCAG CCCTGGAAGCCAGACTAAGTCTCAGTGAACACCACGTGGAAGAACTGAAGGCATTTGACGCAG TCCAGGCGGCAGATCTTGTCACCCTGAAGGCCAGGCTGACGGCCAGTGAAGGAGAGGTCAAAGACCTACAGACAAAGAACTCAG CCCTGGAAACCAGACTAAGTCTCAGTGAATGCCACGTGGAAGAACTGAAGGCAGAGAATGagg GCAGACCAAAGGTGGCATTCTACACGGCTCTAACTGATTCAGGACATGTTGGGCCCTTCAACACTGACACATCACTGGTCTATAGCAAAGTCTTCACCAACATAGGCAACGCCTACAGCCCAGTAACAG GTGTGTTCACAGCCCCAGTGAGAGGAGTGTACTACTTCAGGTTTACTGCCGCGGACAACCGTTGTTCTGGAAGCATAGGAATTCACATGCACAAGAACGACCTCCTGATCATGGGCAACTATGCCCTCACTAACGACCGTCATCGTAAATATGTGGTAAATGCTGTCACTCTGGAGCTGGAGCAGGGAGATATGATTATGATGCGTCTTCCATCAGGCCACGGCCTAACTGATAATTCTAGTAATCATAACACCTTCAGTggtttccttctctttcccatGTAA
- the LOC134023599 gene encoding uncharacterized protein LOC134023599 isoform X10: MKIDTVVLLLCLSVTRAQGDLTGGPENDTKNSLGEPQTEGCMCDAAIQFILTELRALRDMVVAQKVELSVTQRHVEEMRRDNAAQAADLVTLKARLTASEGEVKDLHTENSALEARLSLSERHVEELKAFDAAQAADLVTLKARLTASEGEVKDLHTENSALEARLSLSEHHVEELKAFDAVQAADLDTLKARLTASEGEVKDLHTENSALEARLSLSEHHVEELKAFDAALETRLSLSECHVEELKAENEGRPKVAFYTALTDSGHVGPFNTDTSLVYSKVFTNIGNAYSPVTGVFTAPVRGVYYFRFTAADNRCSGSIGIHMHKNDLLIMGNYALTNDRHRKYVVNAVTLELEQGDMIMMRLPSGHGLTDNSSNHNTFSGFLLFPM, from the exons ATGAAGATAGATACTGTGGTTctgctgctctgtctgtctgtgacacGGGCCCAGGGAGACCTCACAGGGGGCCCAGAGAACGACACCAAGAACAGTCTGGGTGAACCACAAACCGAAGGCTGCATGTGCGATGCTGCCATTCAATTCATCCTGACTGAACTGAGGGCTCTGAGAGACATGGTGGTGGCTCAGAAGGTGGAGCTGTCGGTCACCCAGAGACACGTtgaagagatgagaagagacaaCGCAG CTCAGGCAGCAGATCTTGTCACCCTGAAGGCCAGGCTGACGGCCAGTGAAGGAGAGGTCAAAGATCTACACACAGAGAACTCAG CCCTGGAAGCCAGACTAAGTCTCAGTGAACGCCACGTGGAAGAACTGAAGGCATTCGACGCAG CTCAGGCAGCAGATCTTGTCACCCTGAAGGCCAGGCTGACGGCCAGTGAAGGAGAGGTCAAAGATCTACACACAGAGAACTCAG CCCTGGAAGCCAGACTAAGTCTCAGTGAACACCACGTGGAAGAACTGAAGGCATTTGACGCAG TCCAGGCAGCAGATCTTGACACCCTGAAGGCCAGGCTGACGGCCAGTGAAGGAGAGGTCAAAGACCTACACACAGAGAACTCAG CCCTGGAAGCCAGACTAAGTCTCAGTGAACACCACGTGGAAGAACTGAAGGCATTTGACGCAG CCCTGGAAACCAGACTAAGTCTCAGTGAATGCCACGTGGAAGAACTGAAGGCAGAGAATGagg GCAGACCAAAGGTGGCATTCTACACGGCTCTAACTGATTCAGGACATGTTGGGCCCTTCAACACTGACACATCACTGGTCTATAGCAAAGTCTTCACCAACATAGGCAACGCCTACAGCCCAGTAACAG GTGTGTTCACAGCCCCAGTGAGAGGAGTGTACTACTTCAGGTTTACTGCCGCGGACAACCGTTGTTCTGGAAGCATAGGAATTCACATGCACAAGAACGACCTCCTGATCATGGGCAACTATGCCCTCACTAACGACCGTCATCGTAAATATGTGGTAAATGCTGTCACTCTGGAGCTGGAGCAGGGAGATATGATTATGATGCGTCTTCCATCAGGCCACGGCCTAACTGATAATTCTAGTAATCATAACACCTTCAGTggtttccttctctttcccatGTAA
- the LOC134023599 gene encoding paramyosin-like isoform X2, with product MKIDTVVLLLCLSVTRAQGDLTGGPENDTKNSLGEPQTEGCMCDAAIQFILTELRALRDMVVAQKVELSVTQRHVEEMRRDNAAQAADLVTLKARLTASEGEVKDLHTENSALEARLSLSERHVEELKAFDAAQAADLVTLKARLTASEGEVKDLHTENSALEARLSLSEHHVEELKAFDAVQAADLDTLKARLTASEGEVKDLHTENSALEARLSLIERHVEELKAENEALEARLSLSEHHVEELKAFDAVQAADLVTLKARLTASEGEVKDLQTKNSALETRLSLSECHVEELKAENEGRPKVAFYTALTDSGHVGPFNTDTSLVYSKVFTNIGNAYSPVTGVFTAPVRGVYYFRFTAADNRCSGSIGIHMHKNDLLIMGNYALTNDRHRKYVVNAVTLELEQGDMIMMRLPSGHGLTDNSSNHNTFSGFLLFPM from the exons ATGAAGATAGATACTGTGGTTctgctgctctgtctgtctgtgacacGGGCCCAGGGAGACCTCACAGGGGGCCCAGAGAACGACACCAAGAACAGTCTGGGTGAACCACAAACCGAAGGCTGCATGTGCGATGCTGCCATTCAATTCATCCTGACTGAACTGAGGGCTCTGAGAGACATGGTGGTGGCTCAGAAGGTGGAGCTGTCGGTCACCCAGAGACACGTtgaagagatgagaagagacaaCGCAG CTCAGGCAGCAGATCTTGTCACCCTGAAGGCCAGGCTGACGGCCAGTGAAGGAGAGGTCAAAGATCTACACACAGAGAACTCAG CCCTGGAAGCCAGACTAAGTCTCAGTGAACGCCACGTGGAAGAACTGAAGGCATTCGACGCAG CTCAGGCAGCAGATCTTGTCACCCTGAAGGCCAGGCTGACGGCCAGTGAAGGAGAGGTCAAAGATCTACACACAGAGAACTCAG CCCTGGAAGCCAGACTAAGTCTCAGTGAACACCACGTGGAAGAACTGAAGGCATTTGACGCAG TCCAGGCAGCAGATCTTGACACCCTGAAGGCCAGGCTGACGGCCAGTGAAGGAGAGGTCAAAGACCTACACACAGAGAACTCAG CCCTGGAAGCCAGACTAAGTCTCATTGAACGCCACGTGGAAGAACTGAAGGCAGAGAATGagg CCCTGGAAGCCAGACTAAGTCTCAGTGAACACCACGTGGAAGAACTGAAGGCATTTGACGCAG TCCAGGCGGCAGATCTTGTCACCCTGAAGGCCAGGCTGACGGCCAGTGAAGGAGAGGTCAAAGACCTACAGACAAAGAACTCAG CCCTGGAAACCAGACTAAGTCTCAGTGAATGCCACGTGGAAGAACTGAAGGCAGAGAATGagg GCAGACCAAAGGTGGCATTCTACACGGCTCTAACTGATTCAGGACATGTTGGGCCCTTCAACACTGACACATCACTGGTCTATAGCAAAGTCTTCACCAACATAGGCAACGCCTACAGCCCAGTAACAG GTGTGTTCACAGCCCCAGTGAGAGGAGTGTACTACTTCAGGTTTACTGCCGCGGACAACCGTTGTTCTGGAAGCATAGGAATTCACATGCACAAGAACGACCTCCTGATCATGGGCAACTATGCCCTCACTAACGACCGTCATCGTAAATATGTGGTAAATGCTGTCACTCTGGAGCTGGAGCAGGGAGATATGATTATGATGCGTCTTCCATCAGGCCACGGCCTAACTGATAATTCTAGTAATCATAACACCTTCAGTggtttccttctctttcccatGTAA
- the LOC134023599 gene encoding uncharacterized protein LOC134023599 isoform X15, with protein MKIDTVVLLLCLSVTRAQGDLTGGPENDTKNSLGEPQTEGCMCDAAIQFILTELRALRDMVVAQKVELSVTQRHVEEMRRDNAALEARLSLSEHHVEELKAFDAVQAADLDTLKARLTASEGEVKDLHTENSAQAADLDTLKAMLTASEGEVKDLHTENSALEARLSLSEHHVEELKAFDAVQAADLVTLKARLTASEGEVKDLQTKNSALETRLSLSECHVEELKAENEGRPKVAFYTALTDSGHVGPFNTDTSLVYSKVFTNIGNAYSPVTGVFTAPVRGVYYFRFTAADNRCSGSIGIHMHKNDLLIMGNYALTNDRHRKYVVNAVTLELEQGDMIMMRLPSGHGLTDNSSNHNTFSGFLLFPM; from the exons ATGAAGATAGATACTGTGGTTctgctgctctgtctgtctgtgacacGGGCCCAGGGAGACCTCACAGGGGGCCCAGAGAACGACACCAAGAACAGTCTGGGTGAACCACAAACCGAAGGCTGCATGTGCGATGCTGCCATTCAATTCATCCTGACTGAACTGAGGGCTCTGAGAGACATGGTGGTGGCTCAGAAGGTGGAGCTGTCGGTCACCCAGAGACACGTtgaagagatgagaagagacaaCGCAG CCCTGGAAGCCAGACTAAGTCTCAGTGAACACCACGTGGAAGAACTGAAGGCATTTGACGCAG TCCAGGCAGCAGATCTTGACACCCTGAAGGCCAGGCTGACGGCCAGTGAAGGAGAGGTCAAAGACCTACACACAGAGAACTCAG CTCAGGCAGCAGATCTTGACACCCTGAAGGCCATGCTGACGGCCAGTGAAGGAGAGGTCAAAGACCTACACACAGAGAACTCAG CCCTGGAAGCCAGACTAAGTCTCAGTGAACACCACGTGGAAGAACTGAAGGCATTTGACGCAG TCCAGGCGGCAGATCTTGTCACCCTGAAGGCCAGGCTGACGGCCAGTGAAGGAGAGGTCAAAGACCTACAGACAAAGAACTCAG CCCTGGAAACCAGACTAAGTCTCAGTGAATGCCACGTGGAAGAACTGAAGGCAGAGAATGagg GCAGACCAAAGGTGGCATTCTACACGGCTCTAACTGATTCAGGACATGTTGGGCCCTTCAACACTGACACATCACTGGTCTATAGCAAAGTCTTCACCAACATAGGCAACGCCTACAGCCCAGTAACAG GTGTGTTCACAGCCCCAGTGAGAGGAGTGTACTACTTCAGGTTTACTGCCGCGGACAACCGTTGTTCTGGAAGCATAGGAATTCACATGCACAAGAACGACCTCCTGATCATGGGCAACTATGCCCTCACTAACGACCGTCATCGTAAATATGTGGTAAATGCTGTCACTCTGGAGCTGGAGCAGGGAGATATGATTATGATGCGTCTTCCATCAGGCCACGGCCTAACTGATAATTCTAGTAATCATAACACCTTCAGTggtttccttctctttcccatGTAA